A genomic region of Gossypium hirsutum isolate 1008001.06 chromosome D01, Gossypium_hirsutum_v2.1, whole genome shotgun sequence contains the following coding sequences:
- the LOC107944931 gene encoding receptor-like protein 6 isoform X2: protein MGKFIWLCQIRSLLLVLFFLSVVDSFLSLSSSSLNPIPLCLPEDTSALIQFNNTLFIDESANDLCAYPKTKSWNESTNCCTWEGVTCNKVTGKVISLDLSCSMLAGSLSPNTSLFRLQGLKRLDLSFNNFSGSIPSGFSQLVSLTYLDLSGCSFSGLVPSDISLLSKLISLNLSTNDLKFDRQSFDMLTRNLTKLENLVLELINMSDFVPTSFMNLPSSLKHLGLRFCNLKGKFPTEIFQFRYLEYVDLSFNSLTGYLPSSNWSSHLKYIDLNDNQFRGSIPASIGNLTKTTFLDLSNNEFQGQLPSSLFSLKQLTDLVLSDNSLEGFLPTHVRGFQDLKVLCLSNNLLTGAIPSWPFTLPSLEKLDLSGNRLSGPINQIQKPNSVQKVDLGYNEIHGEIPSSFFDLVNLTELDLSSNNFKGVINSVMFSKLENLLTLDLSSNSFSGVIKLDVLSKLKKLGELNLSNNTLLSWSSDSGSNTTFQELDTLYFSSCNVRQFPNFLRSAKKLRILDLSNNSIQGSIFKWESEGWEQLIVLNLSYNSLTGLEHFPGKNLKFLDLRSNLLHNLPPTPLPPSLQGFWISNNNLTGKIPPSICTLTSLDVLDMSRNYLGGVIPACLGNFSHEILNINLQMNKFRGKIPDFCVDDNALVNLALNDNQLEGLLPRSLSNCTSLKFLNLANNKLSDTFPHWLGVLPDLQVLILRLNNFQGPLSISNDTKPSFSSLQIADLSQNKFTGLLPTTFFQNLDALKHAISKHKSMFQEAWENLGLSQHLALDYYGQISLDVTTKGSDIELEYKRSLPIFSGIDFSSNKFYGKIPDVIGELHAIHMLNLSHNNFIVLNFSDNNLVGPIPHGNQFDTFENDSYHGNLGLCGFPLTKQCDNGDEPKPHASKFKEDEGSPISFLWQLVMMGYGCGAVLGLSTGYIVFTTGRPWWFVRMVERDWKPNVTRWVCKIRGKRNIH from the exons ATGGGAAAGTTTATATGGTTGTGTCAAATCCGTAGTCTCCTCTTAGTTCTGTTCTTTCTTTCCGTAGTCGATTCTTTTTTGAGTTTGTCTTCCTCTTCTCTTAATCCTATCCCTTTGTGTCTACCAGAAGACACCTCCGCCTTGATCCAATTCAACAACACCCTATTCATTGATGAATCTGCTAATGATTTATGTGCATATCCCAAAACAAAATCTTGGAATGAAAGCACAAACTGCTGCACATGGGAGGGAGTCACTTGTAATAAAGTAACTGGTAAGGTGATTAGCCTCGACCTTAGTTGCTCTATGCTTGCCGGTTCACTTTCCCCAAACACCAGCCTTTTCCGCCTTCAAGGACTCAAACGACTCGACctttctttcaacaatttcagTGGTTCGATTCCATCTGGTTTTAGTCAGTTAGTAAGTCTGACATATCTTGATCTTTCTGGCTGTTCCTTCTCTGGTTTAGTTCCGTCAGATATTTCTTTGCTATCAAAATTGATTTCACTTAATCTTTCTacaaatgatttgaaatttgaTAGGCAAAGTTTTGACATGCTTACGCGCAACTTAACTAAATTAGAAAATCTTGTACTTGAATTGATAAATATGTCTGATTTTGTGCCTACCTCCTTCATGAACTTGCCTTCATCTCTAAAGCATTTGGGGCTTAGGTTTTGTAATTTGAAGGGGAAATTCCCTACAGAAATATTCCAGTTCCGGTACCTAGAATATGTTGATCTAAGCTTCAACTCATTGACAGGTTACCTCCCTAGCTCCAATTGGAGTAGTCACCTCAAGTACATTGACCTTAATGATAATCAATTCAGAGGGTCAATTCCTGCATCCATTGGCAACCTCACAAAAACCACCTTTCTGGATTTATCTAATAATGAATTCCAAGGTCAACTTCCCTCTTCACTTTTCAGCCTTAAACAGCTTACTGATTTAGTGTTATCAGACAACAGTCTAGAGGGTTTCCTCCCGACTCATGTACGCGGGTTTCAGGATCTAAAAGTTTTGTGTTTAAGTAATAATTTGTTAACCGGTGCAATTCCATCTTGGCCTTTTACTTTGCCATCTTTGGAAAAGTTAGACCTCAGTGGTAACAGGCTCTCTGGTCCTATCAACCAGATTCAAAAGCCTAATTCAGTTCAAAAGGTTGATTTGGGCTACAATGAAATCCATGGTGAAATACCGAGTTCGTTCTTTGATCTTGTAAATCTTACTGAACTTGATCTTTCATCAAATAATTTTAAGGGTGTAATCAACTCAGTTATGTTTTCAAAGTTAGAGAATCTTTTAACACTTGATCTTTCATCAAATAGTTTTAGCGGTGTCATCAAGTTAGATGTGCTTTCAAAGCTAAAGAAGCTTGGAGAACTTAATCTTTCAAACAACACATTGCTATCATGGAGTAGTGACAGTGGCTCTAACACTACTTTTCAAGAGCTCGATACTTTATACTTCTCTTCTTGCAACGTAAGGCAATTTCCAAATTTCTTACGATCAGCCAAAAAATTGAGGATTCTCGATCTTtctaataattcaattcaaggtTCAATTTTCAAGTGGGAATCAGAAGGTTGGGAACAATTGATTGTTTTAAATCTTTCCTACAACTCACTGACGGGTTTAGAGCATTTTCCAGGGAAGAATCTTAAATTCCTTGATCTTCGTTCAAACCTACTCCACAATCTTCCTCCGACTCCACTACCGCCTTCATTGCAAGGATTTTGGATTTCAAACAACAATTTGACAGGAAAAATCCCCCCTTCAATTTGTACTTTGACTTCACTTGATGTCCTTGATATGTCTAGAAATTACTTGGGTGGAGTTATTCCGGCTTGTCTTGGAAATTTTAGCCACGAGATATTAAACATAAACCTACAAATGAATAAATTTCGTGGAAAAATCCCTGATTTTTGCGTCGATGACAATGCTTTGGTGAATCTTGCACTTAACGACAACCAATTGGAAGGGTTATTGCCACGATCCTTGAGTAATTGTACTTCTTTGAAGTTCTTAAACCTGGCAAATAACAAGTTAAGTGACACCTTTCCCCATTGGTTGGGTGTACTTCCAGATTTGCAAGTTTTAATCCTCCGACTCAACAATTTTCAAGGTCCCTTGAGCATTTCCAATGATACTAAACCATCCTTTTCATCATTGCAAATTGCTGATCTCTCTCAGAATAAATTTACTGGCCTCTTGCCTACAACTTTCTTCCAAAATCTAGATGCTTTGAAGCATGCAATAAGCAAACATAAATCAATGTTTCAAGAAGCCTGGGAAAATCTAGGACTATCTCAGCATTTAGCACTCGATTATTATGGTCAAATTTCATTGGATGTAACGACGAAAGGATCAGACATAGAGTTGGAGTACAAAAGATCGTTACCCATTTTCTCTGGCATTGATTTTTCAAGCAATAAATTCTATGGAAAGATCCCTGACGTCATTGGAGAGCTTCATGCAATTCACATGCTCAACCTGTCTCACAACAACTTCATAG TGTTAAATTTTTCCGATAATAATCTGGTGGGACCAATCCCCCATGGAAATCAATTCGACACTTTTGAGAACGATTCCTATCATGGAAACTTGGGATTATGTGGCTTCCCTTTGACAAAGCAATGCGACAATGGGGACGAACCTAAACCACATGCATCGAAGTTCAAGGAAGATGAAGGTTCTCCAATAAGCTTTTTATGGCAACTTGTAATGATGGGATATGGATGTGGAGCAGTGCTAGGATTGAGCACCGGCTACATCGTGTTCACTACTGGAAGGCCGTGGTGGTTTGTGAGAATGGTTGAGAGAGATTGGAAACCGAATGTTACAAGGTGGGTTTGCAAAATTCGAGGAAAAAGAAACATTCActga
- the LOC107944931 gene encoding receptor-like protein 6 isoform X1: MGKFIWLCQIRSLLLVLFFLSVVDSFLSLSSSSLNPIPLCLPEDTSALIQFNNTLFIDESANDLCAYPKTKSWNESTNCCTWEGVTCNKVTGKVISLDLSCSMLAGSLSPNTSLFRLQGLKRLDLSFNNFSGSIPSGFSQLVSLTYLDLSGCSFSGLVPSDISLLSKLISLNLSTNDLKFDRQSFDMLTRNLTKLENLVLELINMSDFVPTSFMNLPSSLKHLGLRFCNLKGKFPTEIFQFRYLEYVDLSFNSLTGYLPSSNWSSHLKYIDLNDNQFRGSIPASIGNLTKTTFLDLSNNEFQGQLPSSLFSLKQLTDLVLSDNSLEGFLPTHVRGFQDLKVLCLSNNLLTGAIPSWPFTLPSLEKLDLSGNRLSGPINQIQKPNSVQKVDLGYNEIHGEIPSSFFDLVNLTELDLSSNNFKGVINSVMFSKLENLLTLDLSSNSFSGVIKLDVLSKLKKLGELNLSNNTLLSWSSDSGSNTTFQELDTLYFSSCNVRQFPNFLRSAKKLRILDLSNNSIQGSIFKWESEGWEQLIVLNLSYNSLTGLEHFPGKNLKFLDLRSNLLHNLPPTPLPPSLQGFWISNNNLTGKIPPSICTLTSLDVLDMSRNYLGGVIPACLGNFSHEILNINLQMNKFRGKIPDFCVDDNALVNLALNDNQLEGLLPRSLSNCTSLKFLNLANNKLSDTFPHWLGVLPDLQVLILRLNNFQGPLSISNDTKPSFSSLQIADLSQNKFTGLLPTTFFQNLDALKHAISKHKSMFQEAWENLGLSQHLALDYYGQISLDVTTKGSDIELEYKRSLPIFSGIDFSSNKFYGKIPDVIGELHAIHMLNLSHNNFIGHIPPSLGKLVELESLDLSSNKLSGRIPSQLTNLTFLAVLNFSDNNLVGPIPHGNQFDTFENDSYHGNLGLCGFPLTKQCDNGDEPKPHASKFKEDEGSPISFLWQLVMMGYGCGAVLGLSTGYIVFTTGRPWWFVRMVERDWKPNVTRWVCKIRGKRNIH; the protein is encoded by the coding sequence ATGGGAAAGTTTATATGGTTGTGTCAAATCCGTAGTCTCCTCTTAGTTCTGTTCTTTCTTTCCGTAGTCGATTCTTTTTTGAGTTTGTCTTCCTCTTCTCTTAATCCTATCCCTTTGTGTCTACCAGAAGACACCTCCGCCTTGATCCAATTCAACAACACCCTATTCATTGATGAATCTGCTAATGATTTATGTGCATATCCCAAAACAAAATCTTGGAATGAAAGCACAAACTGCTGCACATGGGAGGGAGTCACTTGTAATAAAGTAACTGGTAAGGTGATTAGCCTCGACCTTAGTTGCTCTATGCTTGCCGGTTCACTTTCCCCAAACACCAGCCTTTTCCGCCTTCAAGGACTCAAACGACTCGACctttctttcaacaatttcagTGGTTCGATTCCATCTGGTTTTAGTCAGTTAGTAAGTCTGACATATCTTGATCTTTCTGGCTGTTCCTTCTCTGGTTTAGTTCCGTCAGATATTTCTTTGCTATCAAAATTGATTTCACTTAATCTTTCTacaaatgatttgaaatttgaTAGGCAAAGTTTTGACATGCTTACGCGCAACTTAACTAAATTAGAAAATCTTGTACTTGAATTGATAAATATGTCTGATTTTGTGCCTACCTCCTTCATGAACTTGCCTTCATCTCTAAAGCATTTGGGGCTTAGGTTTTGTAATTTGAAGGGGAAATTCCCTACAGAAATATTCCAGTTCCGGTACCTAGAATATGTTGATCTAAGCTTCAACTCATTGACAGGTTACCTCCCTAGCTCCAATTGGAGTAGTCACCTCAAGTACATTGACCTTAATGATAATCAATTCAGAGGGTCAATTCCTGCATCCATTGGCAACCTCACAAAAACCACCTTTCTGGATTTATCTAATAATGAATTCCAAGGTCAACTTCCCTCTTCACTTTTCAGCCTTAAACAGCTTACTGATTTAGTGTTATCAGACAACAGTCTAGAGGGTTTCCTCCCGACTCATGTACGCGGGTTTCAGGATCTAAAAGTTTTGTGTTTAAGTAATAATTTGTTAACCGGTGCAATTCCATCTTGGCCTTTTACTTTGCCATCTTTGGAAAAGTTAGACCTCAGTGGTAACAGGCTCTCTGGTCCTATCAACCAGATTCAAAAGCCTAATTCAGTTCAAAAGGTTGATTTGGGCTACAATGAAATCCATGGTGAAATACCGAGTTCGTTCTTTGATCTTGTAAATCTTACTGAACTTGATCTTTCATCAAATAATTTTAAGGGTGTAATCAACTCAGTTATGTTTTCAAAGTTAGAGAATCTTTTAACACTTGATCTTTCATCAAATAGTTTTAGCGGTGTCATCAAGTTAGATGTGCTTTCAAAGCTAAAGAAGCTTGGAGAACTTAATCTTTCAAACAACACATTGCTATCATGGAGTAGTGACAGTGGCTCTAACACTACTTTTCAAGAGCTCGATACTTTATACTTCTCTTCTTGCAACGTAAGGCAATTTCCAAATTTCTTACGATCAGCCAAAAAATTGAGGATTCTCGATCTTtctaataattcaattcaaggtTCAATTTTCAAGTGGGAATCAGAAGGTTGGGAACAATTGATTGTTTTAAATCTTTCCTACAACTCACTGACGGGTTTAGAGCATTTTCCAGGGAAGAATCTTAAATTCCTTGATCTTCGTTCAAACCTACTCCACAATCTTCCTCCGACTCCACTACCGCCTTCATTGCAAGGATTTTGGATTTCAAACAACAATTTGACAGGAAAAATCCCCCCTTCAATTTGTACTTTGACTTCACTTGATGTCCTTGATATGTCTAGAAATTACTTGGGTGGAGTTATTCCGGCTTGTCTTGGAAATTTTAGCCACGAGATATTAAACATAAACCTACAAATGAATAAATTTCGTGGAAAAATCCCTGATTTTTGCGTCGATGACAATGCTTTGGTGAATCTTGCACTTAACGACAACCAATTGGAAGGGTTATTGCCACGATCCTTGAGTAATTGTACTTCTTTGAAGTTCTTAAACCTGGCAAATAACAAGTTAAGTGACACCTTTCCCCATTGGTTGGGTGTACTTCCAGATTTGCAAGTTTTAATCCTCCGACTCAACAATTTTCAAGGTCCCTTGAGCATTTCCAATGATACTAAACCATCCTTTTCATCATTGCAAATTGCTGATCTCTCTCAGAATAAATTTACTGGCCTCTTGCCTACAACTTTCTTCCAAAATCTAGATGCTTTGAAGCATGCAATAAGCAAACATAAATCAATGTTTCAAGAAGCCTGGGAAAATCTAGGACTATCTCAGCATTTAGCACTCGATTATTATGGTCAAATTTCATTGGATGTAACGACGAAAGGATCAGACATAGAGTTGGAGTACAAAAGATCGTTACCCATTTTCTCTGGCATTGATTTTTCAAGCAATAAATTCTATGGAAAGATCCCTGACGTCATTGGAGAGCTTCATGCAATTCACATGCTCAACCTGTCTCACAACAACTTCATAGGTCATATCCCACCCTCGTTGGGAAAGTTAGTGGAACTTGAATCATTAGATCTTTCATCAAACAAGCTCAGCGGCAGGATTCCATCTCAGTTGACAAACTTGACATTTCTTGCAGTGTTAAATTTTTCCGATAATAATCTGGTGGGACCAATCCCCCATGGAAATCAATTCGACACTTTTGAGAACGATTCCTATCATGGAAACTTGGGATTATGTGGCTTCCCTTTGACAAAGCAATGCGACAATGGGGACGAACCTAAACCACATGCATCGAAGTTCAAGGAAGATGAAGGTTCTCCAATAAGCTTTTTATGGCAACTTGTAATGATGGGATATGGATGTGGAGCAGTGCTAGGATTGAGCACCGGCTACATCGTGTTCACTACTGGAAGGCCGTGGTGGTTTGTGAGAATGGTTGAGAGAGATTGGAAACCGAATGTTACAAGGTGGGTTTGCAAAATTCGAGGAAAAAGAAACATTCActga